From Pseudomonas sp. G2-4:
ATGTCCAGCAAGGTACCGGCCATGCGCAAGGGGCTGCCGTCGTCATTGCGATAGAGGCGGGCGCGGCTTTCCAGGTAGCGGGAGCTGCCGTCCGGCAGTTGTACACGGTAGGTCAGCTGATAGTTGCCCGCCGGGCCTTCCCGCAGACTGCGGTAGGCATTGCGCATGTTGTTGCGTTCTTCAGTGGGTACTCCGTCGAAAAACGCATCGAACGACTCATGGAAAGGCTTGGGCTCCAGGCCATGGAGCTGCGCGGCCCGCGCCGAACCATAGAGCATGCCGCTGGGAATGTGCCAATCCCAAGTGCCCAGTTGAGCCGAGTCGAGGGCCAGGTCCAAGCGTTCCTGGCTGTCCTTGAGGGCCTGTTCGGCGAGTTTGCGTGCGGTGGTGTCGAGGAAGGTGCTCAGCAGATAAGGCTGGCCTTCCAGTTCGACTTTTTGCGCGCTGAGAAGACCGCTATGGATTTGCCCATTGCTGGCCCGCAGCTCCACCTCCATGCTCACCAACTCGCCCTGTTTCTTGATCGCTTCAAGCAGTTTTGCCCGCTGTGCGGGATCGACCCACAAGCCCAGTTCCAACGTGGTCCGGCCAATCACATCGTGCAGCGGCCAGCCAAACAGGCTCTCGAAATACTGGTTGGCCTCGCTGATCATCCCGTCTTCCTGGCGGGTCAGCAGCACCATGTTCGGGCTGAGGTGAAACAGCGTGGCGAAACGCTTTTCAGAACTGCGCAGCGCCTGTTCCCGCTCGCGCTGATGGGTGATCTCGCGGATCACCCCGATCATTCGGGGCCGACCATGCTTGTCGGGCAGCACGCTGCCGTTGATTTCGAGCCAGTGCAGGCTGCCGTCAGGCCAGACGATGCGGTGGTGCATCGCCTGTTCCAGCGGCACACCGGCCACGGCGGCGTGAAAGGCACGCATGGCTTTGGCCCGATCTTCGGGGAGTAACAGGTCCAGGTAATCCACGTCCGCCGGCAACGGTTGGCGCGGATCGAAGCCGAACAGCGCCTGGGTGCCCCGGGACCAACTGATCTGTCCGGTATCGATGTCCCACGACCAGGCCCCCAGTCGCGCCCCATTCAGGGCGGCCAGCAACTGCGGTGCGCTGTCCCAGCTTTGCTCGGACCGTTTCGGGTCGAGCGCCTGGATGCGCGGCAGGGGCGGGAGGTGGTCAGCGGGTTTGGGCATTATCTAACGAGCCTTGGCAGATTGGGCGTTAGGCACGGGTGTTGCGGCTCTATAGGAGTAGCACAACCTATGCCTTTGTCCCTGGCAGATCGATTTGTGCGTCCAGTAAGGCCATGAAAGCCCGTGCAGCATTCGACAGCGTCCGTTCGGTGTGCAGGATATAGCCTAGCTGGCGACTGAGCTGTATGCCCGGCAAAGGAATGCGTGCCACTTGTTCATCGAGCATGGTGCGCGGCAGGACGCTCCAGGCCAGGCCGATGGAAACCATCATTTTTATGGTTTCCAGATAATTCGTGCTCATCGCGATGTTGGGCGTCAGGCCCTGGGCCTCGAACAAGCGTCGGACGATGTGGTGGGTAAAGGTGTTGCCGCCCGGGAACACCGCTGGATGTAAGGCAATGTCTGCCAGGCTGACCGCGCCGTTGTCCAGCAGCGCATGTTCCGGGGCCACCACGAAGTCCAGCGGGTCGTCCCACACTGGCGTGGCGCGCACCAGCGTGTGAGGCTCGGGGGCGAGGGTGATGACGGCCAGCTCTGCCCGCCCGTGGAGGATTTCCTCGTAGGCCACTTCCGAATCCAGGAACTGAATATCCAGCGCCACCTGTGGGTAGCGCCGGGTGAACTCCCTTAATAAAGGCGGCAGGCGGTGCAGGCCGATATGGTGACTGGTGGCGAGCGTCAGGCGGCCGGTCACTTCGCCGGTCAGGTTGGTCAGGGCGCGGCGGGTGTCGTCCAACACGTTGAGGATTTGGTAGGCCCGTGGCAGCAGGGCCCGGCCGGCCTCGGTCAGGCTCACTTCACGGCCCAGGCGATCGAACAGGCGCACCTTGAGTTGTTGCTCCAGGCCCGCAATGCGCTTGCTGATGGCCGGCTGGGTCAGGTGCAGGCGTTCGCCAGCGCCGGAGAAACTGCCGGTCTCGGCGATGGCAATAAAGGCATTGAGATTGGCGAGGTCCATGGCGCTTCCGGTCGGATTCCAGTTGGTTATGCAAAGTATGAAAAATATGAATTTGAGTTATTTAATGTAACCCCATAGGATCAGCCTCACAAGCCAAGGGGTTATTGATTCGCTCAGGGCCCGGGGCATAGAAACAAGCTGATGAGGAAACCGTCTGATGGCCGGCAAAACGCTCTACGACAAGCTCTGGGATTCGCATTTGGTCAAGCAGCGCGACGATGGCTCGGCGCTGATCTACATCGATCGTCACATCATCCACGAGGTGACTTCGCCGCAAGCCTTCGAAGGCCTGCGCCTGGCCGGGCGCAAGCCGTGGCGCATCGATGCCAACATCGCGACCCCGGACCACAACGTACCGACCACACCGGAGCGCAAGGGTGGCATCGAAGCCATTGCCGACGAGGTCTCGCGCCTGCAGGTCCAGACCCTCGACGATAACTGTGACGAATACGGCATCGTCGAATTCAAGATGAACGATGTGCGCCAGGGCATCGTCCACGTCATTGGCCCTGAGCAAGGCGCGACCTTGCCGGGCATGACCGTGGTCTGCGGTGACTCCCACACCTCGACCCACGGCGCTTTCGGCGCCTTGGCCCATGGTATCGGCACCTCCGAGGTCGAGCATGTGCTCGCCACCCAGTGCCTGGTCGCCAAGAAAATGAAAAACATGCTGGTGCGCGTCGAGGGCAAGTTGCCGTTCGGCGTGACCGCCAAGGACATCGTCCTGGCTGTCATCGGCAAGATCGGCACTGCCGGCGGTAACGGCCATGCCATCGAGTTTGCTGGCAGTGCGATTCGCGATTTGTCCGTCGAAGGCCGCATGACCATCTGCAACATGTCCATCGAAGCCGGTGCCCGTGTCGGGTTGGTGGCCGCCGATGAAAAAACCGTTGAGTACGTCAAGGGCCGTCCGTTCGCCCCGAAAGGCGCCGAATGGGACATGGCGGTCGAAGCCTGGAAAGACTTGGTGTCGGACGCCGACGCCAAGTTCGACACGGTGATCGAACTCGACGCGACCCAGATCAAGCCGCAAGTCAGCTGGGGCACTTCTCCGGAAATGGTCTTGGCGGTGGACCAGAACGTGCCGGATCCAGCCAAGGAAATGGACCTGGTCAAGCGCGACTCTATTGTCCGCGCCTTGAAGTACATGGGCTTGAGCGCCAACCAGGCGATCACCGACATTCAACTCGACCGCGTATTCATCGGCTCCTGCACCAACTCGCGGATCGAAGACTTGCGCGCTGCGGCGGTGATCGCCAAGGGCCGCAAGGTCGCCTCGACCATCAAGCAGGCCATCGTGGTGCCGGGTTCGGGCCTGGTGAAGGCCCAGGCTGAAGCGGAAGGGCTGGACAAGATTTTCCTCGAGGCCGGTTTCGAATGGCGCGAGCCGGGGTGCTCGATGTGCCTGGCGATGAACCCGGACCGCTTGGAGTCGGGCGAGCATTGCGCCTCCACCTCCAACCGTAACTTCGAAGGCCGTCAGGGCGCCGGTGGCCGTACGCACCTGGTGAGCCCAGCCATGGCCGCGGCGGCGGCTGTCAACGGTCGTTTCGTCGACGTCCGCGAATTGATCTGAAGGAGCGCAGCATGAAAGCTTTTACCCAGCACACTGGTCTTGTCGCGCCTTTGGATCGTGCCAACGTCGACACCGACCAGATCATTCCCAAGCAGTTCTTGAAATCCATCAAACGCACCGGCTTCGGCCCGAACCTGTTTGACGAGTGGCGCTACCTCGATGTCGGCCAGCCGTACCAGGACAACTCCAAGCGCCCGTTGAACAAGGATTTCGTGCTCAACGCCGAGCGTTACCAAGGCGCCAGCGTGTTGCTGGCGCGGGAGAACTTCGGCTGCGGTTCGAGCCGCGAACACGCGCCATGGGCGTTGGAAGAGTACGGTTTTCGCAGCATCATCGCGCCGAGCTACGCCGACATCTTCTTCAACAACAGCTTCAAGAACGGTTTGCTGCCGATCATCCTCAGCGACGCTGAAGTGGACGAGCTGTTCCAGCAGGTCGAAGCGAACCCCGGCTATCAGTTGCAGATCGACCTGGCGGCCCAGACCGTGACCCGTCCCGACGGCAAGGTGCTGAATTTCGAGATCGACGCGTTTCGCAAGCATTGCCTGCTCAACGGCCTGGACGACATCGGCTTGACCTTGCAGGACGGTGAGGCGATTGCCACGTTCGAAGCCAAGCACCGGGCGAGCCAGCCTTGGTTGTTTCGCGATGCTTGATTGATTTGAGATTGAGGTAGGCAGTACCGGCCTCATCGCGAGCAAGCTCGCTCCCACAGGTGTTTTGTGAACACCACAAATCCCCTGTGGGAGCGAGCTTGCTCGCGATGGGGACCGCTCAGGCGATACAAACTTCAAGGACATCCCATGACCAGCACCGCCCACAGTCAGGTCGTACAAAAGCAATTCGGTGAACAGGCCTCGGCCTATCTGAGCAGTGCCGTGCACGCCCAGGGCACCGAGTTCGCGCTGCTGCAGGCGGAGCTGGCAGGGCATGGCAATGCCCGGGTGCTGGACCTGGGGTGTGGCGCCGGTCACGTGAGTTTCCAGGTCGCGCCACTGGCCGGTGAAGTGGTGGCCTACGATCTGTCCCAACAGATGTTGGATGTTGTGACCGCAGCAGCGGCCGAGCGGGGCCTGGACAACATCACCACGGTGCACGGCGCCGCCGAGCGCCTGCCGTTTGCCGACGATGAGTTCGACTTCGTGTTCAGCCGTTACTCGGCGCATCATTGGAGCGACCTGGGCCTGGCATTGCGGGAAGTGCGCCGCGTGCTAAAGCCGGGCGGGGTGGTGGCGTTCATTGATGTCCTGTCCCCTGGCGCGCCCTTGCTGGACACGTACCTGCAAAGCGTCGAAGTGCTGCGTGACACCAGCCATGTACGCGATTATTCGGCCGGTGAATGGTTGCGCCAGGTCAGCGAAGCGGGGTTGCACACCCGCAGCACTTCGCGTCAGCGCCTGCGCCTGGAATACCGCTCCTGGGTCGAGCGCATGCGCACCCCCGAGGTGATGCGGGCGGCGATCCTCGAACTGCAGCGCTCGATGGGCAATGAAGTGCGTGAATATTTTGAGATTGAGGCCGATGGTTCGTTCAGTACAGATGTACTGGTGCTGTGGGCCGAGCGATAGCATTTTTCCCGGCCAGGCCCAGAGGCGTGTGCCGACAAAGCAAACGAGGAAAACATGAGCAAGCAGATTCTGATTCTCCCAGGCGACGGCATTGGCCCGGAAATCATGGCCGAAGCGGTCAAGGTCCTGGAACTGGCCAACGACAAGTACGGCCTGGGCTTTGAGCTCAGCCACGACGTGATCGGCGGCGCGGCCATCGACAAGCACGGCGTGCCCCTGGCCGATGAAACCCTGGACCGAGCCCGCGCAGCCGATGCCGTGCTGCTGGGCGCCGTGGGCGGCCCGAAATGGGACAAGATCGAACGCGACATTCGCCCCGAACGCGGCTTGCTGAAGATCCGCGCGCAATTGGGCCTGTTCGGCAACCTGCGTCCGGCGATCCTCTACCCGCAACTGGCCGACGCCTCGAGCCTGAAGCCGGAAATCGTTTCGGGCCTGGACATCCTCATCGTCCGTGAGCTGACCGGCGGTATCTACTTCGGCGCCCCACGGGGCACCCGTGAGTTGGATAATGGCGAGCGTCAGGCCTACGACACCCTGCCGTACAGCGAAAGCGAAATCCGCCGTATCGCCCGGGTCGGTTTCGACATGGCTCGCGTGCGCGGCAAGAAGCTGTGCTCGGTGGACAAGGCCAACGTATTGGCGTCCAGCCAACTGTGGCGCGAAGTGGTCGAGCAGGTGGCCAAGGATTACCCGGACATCGAACTGAGCCACATGTACGTCGATAACGCCGCCATGCAACTGGTGCGCGCGCCGAAGCAGTTCGATGTGATCGTCACCGACAATATGTTCGGCGACATCCTGTCCGACGAAGCATCGATGCTCACCGGCTCCATCGGCATGCTGCCGTCGGCCTCCCTGGATGCCAACAATAAAGGTATGTACGAGCCGTGCCACGGCTCGGCGCCGGACATTGCCGGGCAGGGCATTGCCAACCCGTTGGCAACCATCCTGTCGGTGTCGATGATGTTGCGTTACAGCTTCAACCTCCACGACGCCGCCGAGGCGATCGAGAAGGCGGTCAGCGTGGTGCTGGATCAAGGTCTGCGCACGGGCGACATCTGGTCGGCCGGTTGTACCAAAGTCGGTACGCAGCAAATGGGCGATGCAGTAGTCGCCGCGCTGCGGAATCTGTAATCTTTGCGGCCCACCGCTTCGACGGTGGCCCACTTTTGTATAGGTGTAGTTGCGATGAAACGTGTAGGTCTGATCGGTTGGCGCGGCATGGTCGGTTCCGTGCTCATGCAGCGAATGCTGGAAGAGCAGGATTTCGATCTCATTGAGCCGGTGTTTTTCACCACGTCCAACGTGGGTGGCCAAGGCCCGTCCGTGGGCAAGGACACCGGCGCGCTCAAGGATGCCTACAGCATTGACGAGCTCAAGACCCTCGACGTGATCCTGACTTGCCAGGGCGGCGACTACACCAGCGAAGTCTTCCCCAAGCTGCGTGAAGCCGGCTGGCAGGGTTACTGGATTGACGCCGCTTCCAGCCTGCGCATGCAGGATGACGCGGTGATCGTCCTCGACCCGGTGAACCGCAAGGTTATCGACCAGCAACTGGACGCGGGCACCAAGAACTACATCGGCGGCAACTGCACCGTCAGCCTGATGCTGATGGGCTTGGGCGGTCTGTTCGAAGCCGGTCTGGTGGAGTGGATGAGCGCCATGACCTATCAGGCGGCTTCCGGTGCCGGCGCGCAGAACATGCGCGAGCTGATCAAGCAGATGGGCGCGACCCACGCTGCTGTCGCCGATGACCTGGCCAACCCGGCCAGCGCCATCCTGGACATCGACCGCAAGGTCGCCGAGGCGATGCGCAGCGATGCGTACCCGACCGAAAACTTCGGTGTGCCGCTGGCCGGCAGCCTGATCCCGTGGATCGACAAAGAGCTGCCCAACGGCCAGAGCCGTGAAGAGTGGAAGGCCCAGGCCGAAACCAACAAGATCCTCGGGCGCTTCAAGAGCCCGATCCCGGTGGACGGCATCTGCGTGCGTATCGGCGCCATGCGCTGCCACAGCCAGGCGCTGACCATCAAGCTGAACAAAGATGTGCCAATTGCAGACATCGAAGGGTTGATCAGCCAGCACAACCCTTGGGTCAAGCTGGTGCCGAACAACCGCGACATCAGTATGCAGGAGCTGAGCCCGACCAAGGTCACCGGCACCCTGAACGTACCGGTGGGGCGTTTGCGCAAACTGAACATGGGCTCGCAATTCGTCGGTGCCTTCACCGTCGGCGACCAACTGCTGTGGGGCGCGGCCGAACCGCTGCGTCGCATGTTGCGGATCCTGCTCGAGCGTTGATCGATTGCTGTTGTGAAAGAGCCCGTGCCTTGTGAGAGGTACGGGTTTTTTATTGGGCGACAGTTGTGTGTCAGGGCTGGCCTCATCGCGAGCAAGCTCGTTCCCACAGGTTTTGCGGTCATTGAAGATCCCATGTGGGAGCGAGCTTG
This genomic window contains:
- a CDS encoding LysR family transcriptional regulator gives rise to the protein MDLANLNAFIAIAETGSFSGAGERLHLTQPAISKRIAGLEQQLKVRLFDRLGREVSLTEAGRALLPRAYQILNVLDDTRRALTNLTGEVTGRLTLATSHHIGLHRLPPLLREFTRRYPQVALDIQFLDSEVAYEEILHGRAELAVITLAPEPHTLVRATPVWDDPLDFVVAPEHALLDNGAVSLADIALHPAVFPGGNTFTHHIVRRLFEAQGLTPNIAMSTNYLETIKMMVSIGLAWSVLPRTMLDEQVARIPLPGIQLSRQLGYILHTERTLSNAARAFMALLDAQIDLPGTKA
- the leuC gene encoding 3-isopropylmalate dehydratase large subunit → MAGKTLYDKLWDSHLVKQRDDGSALIYIDRHIIHEVTSPQAFEGLRLAGRKPWRIDANIATPDHNVPTTPERKGGIEAIADEVSRLQVQTLDDNCDEYGIVEFKMNDVRQGIVHVIGPEQGATLPGMTVVCGDSHTSTHGAFGALAHGIGTSEVEHVLATQCLVAKKMKNMLVRVEGKLPFGVTAKDIVLAVIGKIGTAGGNGHAIEFAGSAIRDLSVEGRMTICNMSIEAGARVGLVAADEKTVEYVKGRPFAPKGAEWDMAVEAWKDLVSDADAKFDTVIELDATQIKPQVSWGTSPEMVLAVDQNVPDPAKEMDLVKRDSIVRALKYMGLSANQAITDIQLDRVFIGSCTNSRIEDLRAAAVIAKGRKVASTIKQAIVVPGSGLVKAQAEAEGLDKIFLEAGFEWREPGCSMCLAMNPDRLESGEHCASTSNRNFEGRQGAGGRTHLVSPAMAAAAAVNGRFVDVRELI
- the leuD gene encoding 3-isopropylmalate dehydratase small subunit, with the protein product MKAFTQHTGLVAPLDRANVDTDQIIPKQFLKSIKRTGFGPNLFDEWRYLDVGQPYQDNSKRPLNKDFVLNAERYQGASVLLARENFGCGSSREHAPWALEEYGFRSIIAPSYADIFFNNSFKNGLLPIILSDAEVDELFQQVEANPGYQLQIDLAAQTVTRPDGKVLNFEIDAFRKHCLLNGLDDIGLTLQDGEAIATFEAKHRASQPWLFRDA
- a CDS encoding class I SAM-dependent methyltransferase, producing the protein MTSTAHSQVVQKQFGEQASAYLSSAVHAQGTEFALLQAELAGHGNARVLDLGCGAGHVSFQVAPLAGEVVAYDLSQQMLDVVTAAAAERGLDNITTVHGAAERLPFADDEFDFVFSRYSAHHWSDLGLALREVRRVLKPGGVVAFIDVLSPGAPLLDTYLQSVEVLRDTSHVRDYSAGEWLRQVSEAGLHTRSTSRQRLRLEYRSWVERMRTPEVMRAAILELQRSMGNEVREYFEIEADGSFSTDVLVLWAER
- the leuB gene encoding 3-isopropylmalate dehydrogenase codes for the protein MSKQILILPGDGIGPEIMAEAVKVLELANDKYGLGFELSHDVIGGAAIDKHGVPLADETLDRARAADAVLLGAVGGPKWDKIERDIRPERGLLKIRAQLGLFGNLRPAILYPQLADASSLKPEIVSGLDILIVRELTGGIYFGAPRGTRELDNGERQAYDTLPYSESEIRRIARVGFDMARVRGKKLCSVDKANVLASSQLWREVVEQVAKDYPDIELSHMYVDNAAMQLVRAPKQFDVIVTDNMFGDILSDEASMLTGSIGMLPSASLDANNKGMYEPCHGSAPDIAGQGIANPLATILSVSMMLRYSFNLHDAAEAIEKAVSVVLDQGLRTGDIWSAGCTKVGTQQMGDAVVAALRNL
- the asd gene encoding aspartate-semialdehyde dehydrogenase; translation: MKRVGLIGWRGMVGSVLMQRMLEEQDFDLIEPVFFTTSNVGGQGPSVGKDTGALKDAYSIDELKTLDVILTCQGGDYTSEVFPKLREAGWQGYWIDAASSLRMQDDAVIVLDPVNRKVIDQQLDAGTKNYIGGNCTVSLMLMGLGGLFEAGLVEWMSAMTYQAASGAGAQNMRELIKQMGATHAAVADDLANPASAILDIDRKVAEAMRSDAYPTENFGVPLAGSLIPWIDKELPNGQSREEWKAQAETNKILGRFKSPIPVDGICVRIGAMRCHSQALTIKLNKDVPIADIEGLISQHNPWVKLVPNNRDISMQELSPTKVTGTLNVPVGRLRKLNMGSQFVGAFTVGDQLLWGAAEPLRRMLRILLER